The proteins below come from a single Halomonas binhaiensis genomic window:
- a CDS encoding IclR family transcriptional regulator domain-containing protein translates to MTSEQETLSPDDRDFVTALASGLEVILTFDNEHPRMTLSEVASRTGMNRARARRFLLTLHALGYVRKQQRYFELAPRVLQLGYSFLSANGYRSVIQQVLEDITAQCGESSSLGALDGDDVIYVARSSAPHRLMAITLSVGTRLPAAHTSMGRVLLAQLPDDQLDAYLQRVQLEHHTDKSITDPAQLKQCLLKVRQQGYAIADQELDPGLRSVAIPAFDANGKLLGAINISTNAARVSFDTLVKDYLPLLLEKGREIRASIS, encoded by the coding sequence ATGACATCAGAGCAAGAGACGCTCAGCCCCGACGACAGGGATTTCGTAACGGCCCTGGCCAGTGGCCTGGAAGTCATCCTGACCTTCGACAATGAGCATCCCCGCATGACCCTGAGTGAAGTCGCCAGCCGTACCGGCATGAACCGTGCCCGGGCCCGACGCTTCCTGCTCACTCTGCATGCCCTGGGTTACGTACGCAAACAGCAGCGCTACTTTGAGCTGGCACCCCGGGTCCTCCAGCTTGGCTACTCGTTCCTTTCCGCCAACGGTTATCGTAGCGTGATCCAGCAGGTGCTGGAGGACATCACCGCCCAGTGCGGAGAATCGTCATCCCTGGGTGCACTGGATGGCGACGATGTCATCTACGTGGCACGTTCCTCTGCCCCGCACCGCTTGATGGCCATCACCCTTTCCGTGGGAACCCGTCTGCCAGCGGCCCACACCTCCATGGGCCGTGTGCTGCTCGCCCAACTGCCCGATGATCAGCTCGACGCCTATCTCCAGCGGGTCCAGCTGGAACACCATACGGACAAGAGCATCACTGATCCGGCCCAGCTCAAGCAATGCCTGCTCAAGGTGCGCCAGCAGGGTTATGCCATTGCCGACCAGGAACTCGACCCCGGCCTGCGCTCCGTGGCCATCCCGGCTTTCGATGCCAATGGCAAACTGCTTGGCGCCATCAACATCAGTACCAATGCTGCCCGCGTGAGCTTCGACACCCTGGTGAAGGACTATCTGCCCCTGCTGCTCGAGAAAGGTCGTGAAATTCGCGCCTCGATCAGTTGA
- a CDS encoding AEC family transporter produces MLDIVAITAPIFLIIGAGYLAMASRLLNREQIQGIGTFVLYFALPALVIRALTQNPLSDVIQPSYLLAYGLGSLLVFSLALVVSLTLRRKSLSESALLSLGMSASNSGFIGYPLAATVLGASPAAIFLALNMVVENLLIIPAALILAEAGRQSGASILTVARKTCVRLVRNPILIGLAVGLALATSEISLPGPLVQVIDMLANASGPAALFVIGGTLYGLKVGGMVNDVGQIVIGKLLLHPLAVLLLFMLQPPVDPVWIAGALLFACSPMISVYPLLGRRYGMAEVGAAALMVGTLSAFFTLSAAIWLMHHYGLLPD; encoded by the coding sequence ATGCTCGATATCGTCGCCATCACCGCGCCGATCTTCCTGATCATCGGCGCCGGATACCTGGCCATGGCCAGTCGCCTGCTCAACCGAGAGCAGATTCAGGGCATTGGCACCTTCGTACTCTATTTCGCCCTGCCGGCGCTGGTGATTCGAGCACTGACCCAGAACCCTCTCAGCGACGTCATCCAACCCAGCTATCTACTGGCTTATGGGCTGGGTTCATTGCTGGTCTTCAGCCTGGCCCTGGTGGTTTCACTGACACTGCGCCGCAAGTCGCTCAGCGAAAGCGCCCTGCTGTCCCTTGGCATGTCGGCCTCCAACAGTGGCTTCATCGGCTATCCGCTGGCGGCCACCGTACTTGGCGCCTCGCCTGCCGCCATCTTTCTGGCACTGAACATGGTGGTCGAAAACCTGCTCATCATTCCTGCCGCCCTGATCCTCGCCGAAGCCGGTCGCCAGAGTGGCGCAAGCATTTTGACCGTGGCCCGCAAGACCTGCGTGCGCCTGGTGCGCAACCCCATCCTGATCGGCCTGGCCGTTGGCCTGGCACTGGCCACATCGGAAATCTCGCTACCCGGCCCTCTGGTTCAGGTCATCGACATGCTGGCCAATGCTTCCGGCCCTGCGGCGCTGTTCGTCATTGGCGGCACGCTCTATGGGCTCAAGGTCGGCGGCATGGTCAACGATGTCGGTCAGATCGTTATCGGCAAGCTGCTGCTGCACCCTCTGGCTGTGCTCCTGCTGTTCATGCTGCAGCCTCCGGTGGATCCAGTGTGGATTGCCGGCGCCCTGCTGTTCGCCTGCAGTCCCATGATCAGTGTCTATCCCTTGCTCGGCCGCCGCTACGGCATGGCAGAAGTCGGCGCAGCCGCCCTGATGGTCGGTACGCTGAGCGCCTTCTTCACGCTGAGTGCCGCGATCTGGCTGATGCACCACTACGGCCTGCTGCCAGACTGA
- a CDS encoding IclR family transcriptional regulator → MAGSLIERTLRVLEALSTDADGLPLLVVAERLDIPKSAAHRICNELIRLGHVRQDPISQRYKLTTKLVGLGLRYLSSTGAPDIVQPVLDQLAQRSGELVRLSVIEGPRLTWIAKAQGARSGLVYDPDMGKEAPLFCTASGHAWLAALSDADAEAMLDAQGLETDHPVGPNAPRSKQEVFEHLSQARQRGYSWAQDIMGPGTAAMAALIRHPRDGHPQGVLSIAGPSVRLDAARVEELGPELMNAAAEISQATPTSRLFT, encoded by the coding sequence ATGGCCGGCAGCCTGATCGAACGCACCCTCAGGGTACTCGAAGCCCTTTCCACCGATGCCGATGGCCTGCCATTGCTGGTGGTCGCCGAACGCTTGGACATCCCCAAGAGCGCGGCTCACCGCATCTGCAATGAACTGATTCGCCTGGGGCATGTGCGCCAGGACCCGATCAGTCAGCGCTACAAGCTCACTACCAAGCTGGTCGGGCTGGGCTTGCGCTATCTCTCCAGCACGGGCGCTCCCGATATCGTGCAACCGGTGCTCGATCAACTGGCCCAGAGAAGCGGTGAGCTGGTACGTCTGTCGGTCATTGAAGGTCCTCGCCTGACCTGGATCGCCAAGGCCCAGGGCGCGCGCAGCGGACTGGTCTACGATCCGGACATGGGCAAGGAAGCCCCGCTGTTCTGTACCGCCAGTGGCCACGCCTGGCTGGCCGCGCTCAGTGACGCGGACGCCGAGGCCATGCTCGATGCCCAGGGCCTGGAAACCGATCATCCCGTGGGACCCAATGCGCCACGCAGCAAGCAAGAGGTCTTCGAGCATCTGAGTCAGGCTCGCCAGCGCGGCTATAGCTGGGCTCAGGACATCATGGGCCCTGGCACCGCGGCCATGGCGGCGTTGATTCGCCATCCACGAGACGGACATCCGCAGGGCGTACTGAGTATCGCGGGTCCCAGCGTACGCCTGGATGCAGCCCGGGTAGAGGAACTTGGCCCGGAGCTCATGAATGCCGCGGCAGAAATTTCCCAGGCCACACCGACATCACGCCTGTTCACCTGA
- a CDS encoding Gfo/Idh/MocA family protein: protein MSERSSPLRIGVMGAGVIGREHVALVNASPNTRLVAIADVTEAGREFALQQGVPCHADYYEMLDSGGLDAVIVALPNALHLEAGLACIDRGLPTLMEKPIADTLGSGVALAEASERAGVPVLVGHHRRHSPDMVEARRAIQAGELGPLVALNGMWLCRKHDDYFDQAWRREAGGGPILINLIHEIDILRYLCGEIESVQAVTSNQARGFDVEDSFAVVMAFENGAVGSFVGSDAVPSPFMWDVASGQSPNFPHYPSDCYVIGGQKGSLSVPGMSLWQHSEGADWRGELVQKRMQPPRTRCYTEQLEHFVAVARGEARPVIDAREGVMTLAATLAVEKAAREGRRVAVKEML, encoded by the coding sequence ATGTCAGAACGTTCTTCTCCATTACGTATTGGTGTGATGGGGGCCGGTGTCATCGGCCGTGAGCATGTCGCTCTGGTCAATGCCTCGCCCAACACCCGCCTGGTAGCGATTGCCGATGTCACCGAGGCTGGCAGGGAGTTTGCGCTACAGCAAGGGGTGCCGTGTCATGCCGACTACTATGAGATGCTCGATAGTGGTGGGCTGGATGCCGTCATTGTGGCCCTGCCCAATGCGTTGCACCTGGAAGCGGGTCTGGCCTGTATCGACCGTGGCCTGCCGACGCTGATGGAGAAGCCGATCGCCGATACGCTTGGCTCCGGAGTGGCGCTGGCCGAGGCCAGTGAAAGAGCCGGCGTGCCGGTGCTGGTCGGTCATCATCGTCGTCATAGCCCGGATATGGTGGAAGCTCGGCGAGCGATTCAAGCCGGTGAGCTGGGCCCCTTGGTAGCGCTCAATGGCATGTGGCTGTGTCGCAAGCATGATGACTATTTCGACCAGGCCTGGCGCCGCGAGGCCGGGGGTGGCCCGATCCTGATCAACCTGATTCATGAAATCGATATCCTGCGCTATCTGTGCGGTGAGATCGAAAGCGTCCAGGCTGTCACTTCCAACCAGGCTCGTGGCTTTGACGTGGAAGACAGCTTCGCTGTGGTCATGGCTTTCGAGAATGGTGCCGTCGGCAGCTTCGTCGGGAGTGACGCAGTGCCTTCCCCCTTCATGTGGGACGTGGCCTCCGGGCAATCACCCAACTTCCCGCATTATCCCAGTGACTGCTATGTCATCGGTGGCCAGAAGGGCAGCCTGAGCGTGCCCGGCATGTCGCTCTGGCAACACTCCGAAGGCGCAGACTGGCGCGGCGAACTGGTGCAGAAACGCATGCAGCCACCGCGCACCCGCTGCTACACCGAGCAGCTCGAACACTTCGTGGCCGTGGCTCGCGGTGAGGCAAGGCCGGTGATCGATGCTCGCGAAGGTGTCATGACCCTGGCCGCCACCCTGGCAGTGGAAAAGGCCGCCAGGGAAGGGCGCAGAGTGGCGGTGAAGGAGATGTTGTAG
- a CDS encoding class-II fumarase/aspartase family protein, with protein sequence MSAALLQHPFMSQHAVSESNAQAMIRAMLAFELALADVQQARGAVPEGVSQQLRQVLEAHDFDAEAIAAGIATGGNAAIPFVKQARGALPADIKRYFHQGATSQDVVDSALMLLVKPRLSAVDQLLLRCRAAAIELMRDHEQTVMVGRTLMQQALPITFGVKVAHWAIGLEQARRRLAAVELPVQFGGAVGVHSGWDEQGLAFMDALAERLELDTAVLPWHTDRQPIHALGTAIDAVAGAAEKLALDVALLTQTEIGEVAEPSAPGMGESSSMPHKRNPVRCALIRGAARQVHGQASVLLNAVAQPLERGLGEWHAEWAPLIDSLLLLEGALEQTVVLLEGLEVNPAAMQRNLAVTGGGIMAEPVSRILTPALGVDAAKRISAEAAESARLSGKSYADVLASHPEVLGKVDHQALLQATDPAGYVGTSREQVRRAMEWLMGNAA encoded by the coding sequence ATGTCAGCAGCGTTACTGCAACACCCTTTCATGAGTCAGCATGCCGTGAGCGAGAGCAACGCCCAGGCCATGATCAGGGCCATGCTGGCATTTGAACTGGCGCTGGCCGATGTGCAGCAAGCCCGTGGTGCCGTACCGGAAGGTGTCAGCCAGCAACTGCGCCAGGTGCTCGAAGCCCATGACTTTGATGCCGAGGCCATTGCCGCAGGCATTGCCACGGGAGGCAATGCAGCCATTCCCTTCGTCAAGCAGGCACGTGGTGCACTGCCCGCCGATATCAAGCGCTACTTTCACCAGGGAGCAACAAGCCAGGATGTCGTCGACAGCGCCTTGATGTTGCTGGTCAAGCCACGCTTGAGCGCGGTGGATCAACTGCTGCTGCGCTGCCGTGCTGCGGCCATCGAGCTGATGCGTGACCACGAACAGACGGTCATGGTAGGGCGCACACTGATGCAGCAGGCCTTGCCGATCACCTTTGGGGTCAAGGTGGCGCATTGGGCCATCGGGCTGGAACAAGCGCGTCGACGCCTGGCAGCAGTAGAGCTACCCGTGCAGTTTGGTGGTGCCGTAGGGGTGCATTCCGGTTGGGATGAGCAAGGGCTGGCATTCATGGATGCCCTCGCCGAGCGACTGGAATTGGATACTGCCGTGTTGCCCTGGCATACCGACCGCCAGCCCATCCACGCGCTGGGCACTGCCATTGATGCGGTAGCCGGTGCAGCGGAAAAGCTGGCCCTGGATGTCGCTCTGCTGACGCAGACGGAAATCGGGGAGGTCGCAGAACCATCGGCGCCAGGCATGGGCGAATCGTCTTCCATGCCGCACAAGCGTAACCCGGTGCGCTGTGCGCTGATCCGTGGCGCTGCCCGCCAGGTTCATGGCCAGGCCAGCGTGCTGCTCAATGCCGTGGCTCAGCCGCTTGAACGTGGTCTGGGGGAGTGGCATGCCGAATGGGCTCCCTTGATCGACAGCCTGCTGCTGCTGGAAGGGGCCCTGGAGCAGACCGTGGTGCTACTCGAAGGATTGGAAGTCAACCCCGCCGCCATGCAGCGCAACCTGGCCGTGACGGGAGGCGGCATCATGGCGGAGCCGGTATCCCGGATACTGACACCTGCCCTGGGAGTGGACGCTGCCAAGCGCATCAGTGCTGAAGCTGCCGAAAGCGCCCGCTTGAGCGGTAAGTCCTATGCCGACGTGCTGGCGAGTCATCCCGAGGTGTTGGGCAAGGTCGATCATCAGGCATTGTTGCAGGCTACGGATCCTGCCGGGTATGTGGGCACGAGTAGGGAGCAGGTACGGCGTGCCATGGAGTGGTTGATGGGAAACGCTGCATAA
- a CDS encoding CoA transferase subunit A, which yields MAEFLSLHDAVARYVEDGATVAMEGFTHLIPFAAGHEVIRQGKRDLTLIRMTPDLVYDQMIGAGCVKKVIFSWGGNPGVGSLHRLRDAVEKGWPNKIEILEHSHAAMACAFEAGAAGLPLAVLRGYVGSELPNVNDQIKFIECPFTGERLAAVPSVRPDVSIVHAQKADRAGNVLVEGIIGVQKEAILAARKSIVTVEEIVEDLTKEPGYHPNACIIPGWAIDAVAVAEKGSLPSYAHGYYPRDNAFYKEWDGIARDREAFTKWIEENVMNAGEKA from the coding sequence ATGGCCGAATTTCTCAGCCTGCATGACGCTGTAGCACGCTATGTCGAGGATGGCGCTACCGTTGCCATGGAAGGCTTTACCCACCTGATTCCTTTCGCTGCGGGTCATGAAGTCATTCGTCAGGGCAAGCGTGATCTGACACTCATCCGCATGACGCCGGACCTGGTCTATGACCAGATGATCGGTGCCGGTTGCGTCAAGAAGGTGATCTTTTCCTGGGGAGGAAACCCTGGTGTCGGGTCCCTGCATCGCTTGCGTGATGCCGTAGAGAAGGGCTGGCCGAACAAGATCGAGATTCTCGAGCACAGTCATGCCGCCATGGCCTGCGCCTTCGAGGCGGGTGCTGCCGGCCTGCCCTTGGCCGTGCTGCGTGGCTACGTGGGCAGTGAGCTGCCCAACGTCAATGACCAGATCAAGTTCATCGAGTGCCCCTTCACCGGTGAGCGGCTGGCGGCAGTGCCTTCTGTGCGTCCGGATGTCTCCATTGTGCATGCCCAGAAGGCCGATCGTGCTGGCAATGTGCTGGTCGAAGGCATCATCGGGGTGCAGAAGGAAGCCATACTGGCCGCCAGAAAATCCATCGTCACCGTGGAAGAGATTGTCGAGGACCTGACCAAGGAGCCGGGCTATCACCCCAATGCCTGCATCATTCCGGGATGGGCCATCGACGCCGTCGCCGTGGCGGAAAAGGGTTCTCTGCCCTCGTATGCCCATGGCTACTATCCGCGCGATAACGCTTTCTACAAGGAGTGGGATGGCATCGCCCGTGACCGCGAAGCCTTCACCAAGTGGATTGAAGAAAATGTCATGAACGCAGGGGAGAAAGCCTGA
- a CDS encoding sugar phosphate isomerase/epimerase family protein, with product MTAANPSHSPRQFSLAALTVLELSPPDMIEVAAQAGYDAVGLRLIPATAEEHHFPLASDAGLLRRTRQRLSETDIKVLDIEILRLKPDTRVEQDFQHILEIGAELGASEVLVAGNDDDEARMSDHFAALCDIARPLGLHPHLEFMPWTGVKDLAQARRIVASARNAGHDNACLLVDAFHFNRSASQLDDLRQTPDEWLRYMQLCDVVGAIPDSMEQILFEARQQRCFPGDGDIDLRRLLNTLPRSLPLSLEIPTEALRQQGVSALERAQRALEKARVVVARTGDA from the coding sequence ATGACTGCCGCTAACCCGTCCCATTCACCACGACAGTTTTCCCTGGCCGCTCTGACCGTGCTGGAGCTGTCTCCGCCGGATATGATCGAAGTGGCCGCCCAGGCGGGTTATGACGCCGTCGGCCTGCGCCTGATACCAGCGACAGCTGAAGAACACCACTTCCCTCTGGCCAGTGATGCTGGACTGCTCAGACGTACCCGACAGCGCCTCAGCGAAACCGACATCAAGGTGCTGGATATCGAGATTCTGCGACTCAAGCCCGATACCCGGGTCGAGCAGGATTTTCAGCATATTCTGGAGATAGGCGCAGAGCTTGGCGCCAGCGAAGTGCTGGTGGCGGGCAACGATGACGATGAAGCGCGCATGAGCGACCATTTCGCCGCGCTATGTGACATCGCCCGGCCTCTCGGGCTGCATCCGCATCTGGAGTTCATGCCCTGGACGGGGGTCAAAGACCTGGCCCAGGCCCGGCGCATCGTTGCTAGCGCCCGGAACGCCGGTCACGACAACGCCTGCTTGCTGGTCGATGCCTTCCACTTCAACCGTTCGGCCAGCCAGCTCGATGACTTGCGCCAGACACCTGATGAATGGCTGCGTTATATGCAGCTATGTGATGTCGTCGGCGCGATCCCTGACAGCATGGAGCAGATCCTGTTCGAAGCACGCCAGCAACGCTGCTTTCCCGGAGATGGCGATATCGACCTGAGACGTCTGCTGAACACCCTGCCACGCAGCCTGCCACTGAGCCTGGAAATTCCCACCGAGGCCTTGCGCCAGCAAGGTGTCAGCGCGCTAGAGCGAGCGCAGCGAGCATTGGAGAAAGCCAGAGTCGTGGTGGCCCGCACCGGGGATGCATAA
- the aroQ gene encoding type II 3-dehydroquinate dehydratase: MSQGKVLVLHGPNLNLLGTRQPEIYGYETLDDVNNALREKAVQADWDIDCLQSNHEGVLIDAIHAARLDGTGAIIINPAAYTHTSVAILDALNAFEGTVYEVHISNVHQRESFRHHSYVSLRANGVIAGLGTQGYQAALDALIKAKAASSR; this comes from the coding sequence ATGAGTCAGGGCAAGGTGCTGGTACTGCATGGACCCAATCTCAATCTGCTGGGCACCCGCCAGCCGGAAATCTATGGCTACGAGACCCTGGATGACGTCAACAACGCGCTGCGTGAGAAGGCAGTACAGGCGGACTGGGACATCGACTGCCTGCAGAGCAACCATGAAGGCGTGCTGATCGATGCCATTCACGCGGCTCGTCTGGACGGCACCGGTGCCATCATCATCAATCCAGCCGCCTATACCCATACTTCGGTGGCCATTCTCGATGCGCTCAACGCCTTCGAGGGTACGGTCTACGAAGTGCATATTTCCAACGTGCACCAGCGCGAGAGCTTCCGTCACCATTCCTATGTGTCGTTGCGCGCCAATGGCGTGATTGCTGGTCTGGGAACGCAAGGATATCAGGCAGCCCTGGATGCGTTGATCAAGGCCAAGGCGGCTTCATCCCGGTAA
- a CDS encoding FAD-dependent oxidoreductase, translating into MPDTQHHFDLVIIGSGAAGLSAAVTAAYHGLKVVVVEKASTLGGATAWSGGWMWVPRNFLARDAGIHEDAATIRTYLRHELGERYDPARIDAFLEYAPRMVEFFHHKTALKFAGGNAIADIHGNTPGAGTGGRSVIAAPFDGRELSRETLNKLRHTMPETAFLGMPIQAGADLKAFLTCMRSATSLWHVSKRFTRHLYDLARYGRAMQLVNGVALVGRLAKSAEELGVDMRVNSPAIRLLKEDHHNGAKVSGVVIDSPEGEQTLHARCGVILAAGGFPWDIERRRALFPRTPSGKEHWPLPPPSTTGDGLRLGESAGGQVADDLYSAVAWAPVSLVPWKSSAQDKIHGRGRQQERIGHFPHIIDRAKPGIIAVLSNGKRFVNEAGGYYDYVDAMIKAVPEGEEVCSWLICTHRFQRRYGIGITRPAPVPFKHWIKKGYLKAGNSLRELAAACAIDPDGLEATVAEYNRHAVQGEDPQFGRGSTPYNRKNGDPKHGPNPCVAALDEGPFYAIKVVPGSFGTFAGLKTNEHAQVLDAQAAPITGLYAAGTDMASIMGGYYPAGGINLGPAMTFGHIAALHAIRQTLATRTEDAHDCR; encoded by the coding sequence ATGCCTGACACTCAGCATCACTTCGACCTGGTCATCATCGGCTCCGGGGCTGCAGGCCTCTCCGCCGCAGTTACCGCCGCCTATCATGGGCTCAAGGTCGTGGTGGTGGAAAAGGCCAGCACCCTGGGCGGTGCCACGGCCTGGTCCGGGGGATGGATGTGGGTGCCACGCAACTTCCTGGCGCGTGATGCAGGCATTCACGAGGATGCCGCCACCATACGCACCTATCTGCGTCATGAGCTGGGGGAACGCTACGATCCAGCCCGTATTGATGCCTTCCTCGAATATGCCCCGCGCATGGTGGAGTTCTTCCACCACAAGACGGCTCTCAAGTTTGCCGGCGGCAATGCCATCGCCGATATTCACGGCAACACACCGGGCGCCGGAACCGGCGGCCGTTCGGTCATTGCCGCCCCCTTCGATGGCCGCGAGCTATCCCGGGAAACGCTGAACAAGCTGCGCCACACCATGCCGGAGACAGCATTCCTCGGCATGCCCATCCAGGCGGGAGCGGACCTGAAGGCCTTTCTCACCTGCATGCGCTCGGCCACATCGTTGTGGCATGTCAGCAAGCGTTTCACCCGTCATCTCTACGATCTGGCTCGCTACGGACGCGCCATGCAACTGGTCAATGGGGTGGCCCTGGTTGGCCGCCTGGCCAAGTCCGCGGAGGAGCTTGGCGTGGACATGCGCGTCAACTCCCCCGCCATACGTCTGCTCAAGGAGGATCACCACAACGGCGCCAAGGTCAGCGGCGTGGTGATCGACAGCCCGGAAGGCGAACAGACACTGCATGCCCGCTGTGGTGTCATCCTCGCCGCCGGTGGTTTTCCCTGGGATATCGAACGCCGTCGAGCGCTGTTTCCACGCACGCCAAGCGGCAAGGAACACTGGCCCTTGCCGCCCCCCTCGACCACTGGCGACGGCCTGCGCCTGGGCGAGTCGGCTGGTGGCCAGGTCGCGGACGATCTTTACTCAGCGGTCGCCTGGGCCCCCGTTTCGCTGGTGCCCTGGAAGTCATCGGCTCAAGACAAGATTCATGGCAGGGGCAGACAGCAAGAACGTATCGGTCACTTTCCGCACATCATCGACCGCGCCAAACCCGGCATCATCGCGGTACTCAGCAACGGCAAACGCTTCGTCAATGAAGCGGGTGGCTATTACGACTATGTCGACGCCATGATCAAGGCAGTGCCGGAAGGTGAGGAAGTGTGCTCGTGGCTGATCTGTACACACCGCTTCCAGCGCCGCTATGGCATCGGCATCACCCGGCCGGCGCCTGTGCCCTTCAAGCACTGGATCAAGAAAGGTTATCTCAAGGCAGGCAACAGCCTGCGCGAACTGGCTGCCGCCTGCGCCATCGACCCCGATGGCCTGGAAGCCACCGTGGCCGAATACAACCGCCACGCGGTACAGGGCGAAGACCCGCAGTTCGGCCGAGGCAGCACCCCTTATAACCGCAAGAACGGTGACCCCAAGCATGGCCCCAACCCATGCGTGGCGGCACTGGACGAAGGTCCCTTTTATGCCATCAAGGTGGTGCCTGGCAGCTTTGGCACTTTTGCTGGCCTCAAGACCAATGAACACGCCCAGGTGCTCGATGCACAGGCAGCCCCCATTACCGGCCTGTATGCCGCGGGCACGGACATGGCCAGCATCATGGGGGGCTATTACCCCGCAGGAGGCATCAACCTCGGCCCAGCCATGACCTTCGGCCATATCGCAGCCTTGCATGCCATTCGCCAGACCTTAGCCACCCGCACTGAAGATGCCCATGACTGCCGCTAA